In the genome of Oncorhynchus mykiss isolate Arlee chromosome 18, USDA_OmykA_1.1, whole genome shotgun sequence, one region contains:
- the LOC110496840 gene encoding protein lin-28 homolog A-like isoform X2: protein MAEGGCAKTEEEEATGSEEDLGSSRGSGVCKWFNVRMGFGFLSMTNRDGTPLEETVDVFVHQSKLHMEGFRSLKEGEAVEFTFKKSSKGLESVTVTGPGGAQCVGCEKTPKGQQKRRSKGDRCYNCGGPDHHAKECQLPPQPKKCHCCQSISHMVANCPIKAQQSSPGSQGIASSLRDEKEEQSHAPLLPRESSD, encoded by the exons ATGGCAGAAG GGGGCTGTGCAAAGACGGAAGAGGAGGAAGCCACGGGCTCAGAGGAGGATCTGGGTTCGTCTCGTGGCAGCGGCGTGTGTAAATGGTTCAACGTCCGGATGGGTTTCGGGTTCCTGTCGATGACCAACCGAGATGGGACACCGCTCGAGGAGACTGTTGATGTATTCGTTCATCAG AGCAAGCTGCACATGGAGGGCTTCCGTAGCCTGAAGGAGGGCGAGGCGGTGGAGTTTACCTTCAAGAAGTCGTCTAAAGGCCTAGAGTCTGTCACGGTGACGGGGCCAGGGGGAGCACAGTGTGTGGGCTGTGAGAAGACACCTAAGGGGCAACAGAAACGACGGTCCAAGGGGGACAG ATGCTACAACTGTGGAGGACCTGACCACCATGCCAAAGAATGCCAGCTACCTCCTCAGCCCAAGAAGTGCCATTGCTGCCAGAGCATCAGCCACATGGTGGCCAACTGTCCAATCAAAGCACAGCAGTCCTCCCCTGGCTCTCAGGGAATAGCATCATCATTGAGGGATGAGAAAGAGGAGCAGAGCCACGCCCCCTTACTCCCCAGGGAGAGCTCTGATTGA
- the LOC110496840 gene encoding protein lin-28 homolog A-like isoform X1, with product MSNQRTDAEKHPRGCAKTEEEEATGSEEDLGSSRGSGVCKWFNVRMGFGFLSMTNRDGTPLEETVDVFVHQSKLHMEGFRSLKEGEAVEFTFKKSSKGLESVTVTGPGGAQCVGCEKTPKGQQKRRSKGDRCYNCGGPDHHAKECQLPPQPKKCHCCQSISHMVANCPIKAQQSSPGSQGIASSLRDEKEEQSHAPLLPRESSD from the exons ATGTCGAACCAAAGAactgacgctgaaaaacatccga GGGGCTGTGCAAAGACGGAAGAGGAGGAAGCCACGGGCTCAGAGGAGGATCTGGGTTCGTCTCGTGGCAGCGGCGTGTGTAAATGGTTCAACGTCCGGATGGGTTTCGGGTTCCTGTCGATGACCAACCGAGATGGGACACCGCTCGAGGAGACTGTTGATGTATTCGTTCATCAG AGCAAGCTGCACATGGAGGGCTTCCGTAGCCTGAAGGAGGGCGAGGCGGTGGAGTTTACCTTCAAGAAGTCGTCTAAAGGCCTAGAGTCTGTCACGGTGACGGGGCCAGGGGGAGCACAGTGTGTGGGCTGTGAGAAGACACCTAAGGGGCAACAGAAACGACGGTCCAAGGGGGACAG ATGCTACAACTGTGGAGGACCTGACCACCATGCCAAAGAATGCCAGCTACCTCCTCAGCCCAAGAAGTGCCATTGCTGCCAGAGCATCAGCCACATGGTGGCCAACTGTCCAATCAAAGCACAGCAGTCCTCCCCTGGCTCTCAGGGAATAGCATCATCATTGAGGGATGAGAAAGAGGAGCAGAGCCACGCCCCCTTACTCCCCAGGGAGAGCTCTGATTGA
- the LOC110496840 gene encoding protein lin-28 homolog A-like isoform X3, protein MGFGFLSMTNRDGTPLEETVDVFVHQSKLHMEGFRSLKEGEAVEFTFKKSSKGLESVTVTGPGGAQCVGCEKTPKGQQKRRSKGDRCYNCGGPDHHAKECQLPPQPKKCHCCQSISHMVANCPIKAQQSSPGSQGIASSLRDEKEEQSHAPLLPRESSD, encoded by the exons ATGGGTTTCGGGTTCCTGTCGATGACCAACCGAGATGGGACACCGCTCGAGGAGACTGTTGATGTATTCGTTCATCAG AGCAAGCTGCACATGGAGGGCTTCCGTAGCCTGAAGGAGGGCGAGGCGGTGGAGTTTACCTTCAAGAAGTCGTCTAAAGGCCTAGAGTCTGTCACGGTGACGGGGCCAGGGGGAGCACAGTGTGTGGGCTGTGAGAAGACACCTAAGGGGCAACAGAAACGACGGTCCAAGGGGGACAG ATGCTACAACTGTGGAGGACCTGACCACCATGCCAAAGAATGCCAGCTACCTCCTCAGCCCAAGAAGTGCCATTGCTGCCAGAGCATCAGCCACATGGTGGCCAACTGTCCAATCAAAGCACAGCAGTCCTCCCCTGGCTCTCAGGGAATAGCATCATCATTGAGGGATGAGAAAGAGGAGCAGAGCCACGCCCCCTTACTCCCCAGGGAGAGCTCTGATTGA